A single region of the Sorghum bicolor cultivar BTx623 chromosome 7, Sorghum_bicolor_NCBIv3, whole genome shotgun sequence genome encodes:
- the LOC8075623 gene encoding U-box domain-containing protein 39, which yields MGAERARRWRFLPFRSLSLPPPAASKPKNRPPPDVTVPPPPATKEKGEEEEGEVPADFLCCPILRTPMADPVILPSGRTYERACVLACAELGLSLGPDGVVAGDRGRDTQGGGVAAAIPNDALRAAVRTWCARSGRAAPVSPSGEEARVAVLRAVAAGTQPPARSSSSNLSCSSEGAPVPARSASNLSCSSEGAYAASTSSSSSGRSSREMAPVEVQVAVRGKEAAKEEQDEPVRVADAEEEAVAKAVEGGDETEVEAAMAALRRATREGAARRRALCGPRLLAALRRVLLSSRHTASARADAAAALANLSLEPENRVPVVRAGAVPALVEVLASAASPAEAREHAAGALFGLALHEGNRAAIGVLGALPPLLAALADRDHAAPRARRDAGMALYHLSFAAVNQCKLARAPGASRTLLSVACDAAEQAPIRRLALMVLCNVAACAEGSAALMDAGAVATASAILSEGGACNAELQECCVEALYAMSRGSPRFRGLARAAGADRPLMLIAEQASPGVDKEVVETVLRTMGRDSSDDDHMSGRSSLPHRRRVASWSATPAATPPSSHQWRSVCID from the coding sequence ATGGGTGCCGAGCGCGCGCGGCGCTGGAGGTTCCTTCCCTTCCGGTCGCTGTCTCTGCCACCGCCGGCAGCATCCAAGCCCAAGAACAGGCCGCCGCCGGACGTCACTGTTCCTCCGCCCCCGGCGACGAAGGAGaagggagaggaggaggagggggaggtgcCGGCGGACTTCCTGTGCTGCCCCATCCTCCGCACGCCGATGGCGGACCCGGTCATCCTGCCGTCGGGGAGGACGTACGAGCGCGCGTGCGTCCTGGCCTGCGCGGAGCTCGGCCTCTCTCTCGGCccagacggagtggtggcgggcGACAGGGGCAGGGACACACAGGGCGGTGGCGTTGCCGCCGCCATACCCAACGACGCGCTCCGGGCGGCCGTCCGGACGTGGTGCGCGCGCTCTGGTCGCGCGGCGCCCGTGTCGCCTTCGGGCGAGGAGGCGAGGGTAGCCGTGCTCCGCGCAGTGGCGGCGGGGACGCAGCCTCCggcgaggtcgtcgtcgtcgaaccTGTCGTGCTCATCGGAGGGGGCTCCGGTCCCGGCGAGGTCGGCGTCGAACCTGTCGTGCTCGTCGGAGGGGGCGTACGCGGCGTCCacgtcgtcctcgtcgtcggGTAGGTCGTCGAGGGAGATGGCGCCGGTCGAGGTGCAGGTGGCGGTGCGCGGGAAGGAGGCGGCGAAAGAGGAGCAAGACGAGCCCGTGCGTGTTGCTGACGCAGAGGAGGAGGCCGTGGCGAAGGCGGTGGAGGGCGGGGACGAGACGGAGGTGGAGGCGGCGATGGCTGCACTGCGGCGGGCGACGCGGGAGGGCGCGGCGAGGCGGCGCGCGCTGTGCGGTCCGCGGCTGCTGGCGGCGCTCAGGCGCGTGCTGCTGTCCTCGCGCCACACCGCGTCGGCGCGCGCggacgccgcggcggcgctggcgaACCTCTCGCTGGAGCCGGAGAACCGGGTGCCCGTGGTCCGCGCGGGCGCGGTGCCGGCGCTCGTGGAGGTGCTGGCGTCCGCCGCCTCGCCGGCCGAAGCACGCGAGCACGCGGCGGGGGCGCTCTTCGGTCTCGCCCTCCACGAGGGAAACCGCGCAGCCATCGGCGTGCTCGGGGCCCTGCCGCCGCTCCTCGCGGCGCTCGCGGACCGCGACCACGCCGCCCCGCGCGCGCGCCGCGACGCCGGGATGGCGCTCTACCACCTCTCCTTCGCCGCCGTGAACCAGTGCAAGCTCGCGCGCGCCCCGGGCGCGTCCAGGACCCTCCTCTCCGTCGCGTGCGACGCCGCCGAGCAGGCGCCTATCCGGAGGCTGGCGCTCATGGTGCTCTGCAACGTGGCCGCCTGCGCGGAAGGCAGCGCCGCGCTCATGGACGCGGGCGCCGTGGCGACGGCGTCCGCCATCCTGTCGGAAGGAGGAGCGTGCAACGCGGAGCTGCAGGAATGCTGCGTGGAGGCGTTGTACGCCATGAGCAGGGGGAGCCCGCGGTTCCGGGGGCTCGCCAGAGCGGCCGGCGCGGACCGCCCACTCATGCTCATCGCCGAGCAGGCGAGCCCGGGCGTCGACAAGGAGGTGGTTGAGACGGTGCTGCGCACGATGGGCCGTGACAGCAGCGACGACGACCACATGTCCGGCCGCAGCAGTTTGCCTCACCGCCGCCGCGTGGCAAGCTGGAGCGCAACGCCTGCCGCGACACCACCAAGTTCTCATCAATGGCGATCCGTGTGCATTGATTAA
- the LOC8075624 gene encoding uncharacterized protein LOC8075624 isoform X1 yields MLQTTLIHGYFFVDSPGRLCVSVRDYYCYKFQMRPGIFNPILYGKRLFQQFAVDTYIKIESSRLDYIRNHQDDIRADLYQGLVDSLHAGEGRAEAVGKRIVMPSSFIGGPRDMRRRYMDAMALVRRFGKPDIFLTMTCNPNWDEIKRELYPGQMPQDRPDLVVRVFRAKLQELKDRLLKKDILGKVRAHVYVVEFQKRGLPHAHFLLIMDRKYKITCPEQYDRLISAELPNKKKYPVLYKMVTKHMMHGPCGVLNRNCPCTKGRDSCKNRYPRPFCDVTIQGKDSYPIYRRREDGRKEKVRGHELDNRWVVPYNPYLLYLFNCHINVEACGSIKAVKYLFKYIYKGHDRASVAVREVDKEDSEGNIDEIKQYRDARWVTPPEALWRIYGFDLSDRNPSVLSLQLHLPDMHMVSFHRREGVRRVLDRPGVEKSMLTAYFEKNRTDETARGILYRDFPEFYTWQAQGKVWQKRVRSGTLRQIGRIVSANPAEGERYYLRVLLNHVAGATSFECLRTVDGKLLPTFREAAERRGLIEEDNTLDESLAEATDWMMPYALRRLFATILVFCEPSNVLGLWEKHKDAMSEDYKCNNQSISMVEQMVLIDIRKLLQSMQKDIKSYPLLDIDDTYDASHDIPREIFEEASIEANKDDVALLDTLNVEQRAAYDEIMSSVDTKHGGLFFVDGPGGTGKTYLYKALLATIRSQKKIVVATATSGVAASIMPGGRTAHSRFKVPLTLDDGAFCSFTKQSGTAKLLRIASLIIWDEVTMMKRQGVEALDISLRDVMDQPELPFGGKTVVFGGDFRQVLPVVRRGSRAQVVSASLRMSYLWDCMSHLKLVHNMRAKSDPWFAKYLLRIGGGSEEANGDDEICLPHDICIPHTGDDSDLDTLIDCIFPNLNANMSSKDYITSRAILSSRNDCVDMINMKMISRFHGDEMVYHSFDSAVDDPHNYYPEEFLNTLTPNGLPPHVLKLKIGCPVILLRNIDPANGLCNGTRLIIRGFQKNTVDAEIVVGQHTAKRVFLPRIPLCPSDDEMFPFQFKRKQFPIRLSFTMTINKAQGQTIPTVGVYLPEPVFSHGQLYVALSRVTARSNIKILVVPPDEKDVTKEKGKKKPTKDIFTKNILYKEVLTR; encoded by the coding sequence ATGCTACAAACAACTCTAATTCATGGCTATTTTTTTGTAGACTCTCCTGGTAGACTTTGTGTCTCTGTGCGTGACTACTATTGCTACAAATTTCAAATGCGTCCTGGAATATTTAACCCCATACTTTATGGCAAGCGTTTATTCCAGCAGTTTGCAGTTGACACATACATAAAGATTGAGAGCTCTCGATTAGATTATATACGCAACCATCAAGATGATATTAGGGCTGACCTCTACCAAGGATTGGTTGATAGCCTACATGCTGGTGAAGGTAGAGCAGAAGCTGTTGGAAAGCGGATAGTGATGCCTTCATCATTTATTGGAGGCCCACGTGACATGAGGCGTCGGTATATGGATGCCATGGCTCTTGTACGGAGGTTTGGTAAACCAGACATCTTCCTTACTATGACATGTAATCCGAACTGGGATGAGATCAAGCGTGAACTCTACCCTGGCCAGATGCCACAAGATCGTCCAGATCTCGTTGTTCGAGTGTTTAGAGCAAAACTACAAGAGCTAAAGGATAGGCTACTAAAGAAGGATATCCTTGGAAAGGTTCGGGCACATGTTTATGTTGTGGAGTTCCAGAAGAGGGGTCTGCCGCATGCACATTTTTTGCTAATTATGGATAGGAAGTACAAGATCACGTGCCCAGAGCAGTATGATCGCCTCATCTCAGCTGAGCTACCAAACAAGAAGAAGTACCCAGTCTTGTATAAGATGGTTACAAAACATATGATGCATGGCCCTTGCGGAGTGCTTAATCGCAATTGTCCATGCACAAAGGGTCGTGATTCCTGCAAGAACCGTTACCCTCGACCTTTCTGTGATGTCACAATACAGGGCAAGGATTCATATCCAATTTATAGACGGCGTGAAGATGGACGAAAAGAAAAAGTTCGTGGCCATGAGCTTGACAACAGATGGGTCGTGCCTTACAACCCATATCTCCTCTATTTGTTCAACTGCCACATCAATGTTGAGGCATGTGGGAGCATTAAGGCAGTCAAATATCTATTTAAGTATATTTACAAGGGTCATGACCGAGCATCTGTGGCTGTGAGAGAGGTTGACAAGGAGGATAGTGAGGGGAACATTGATGAGATCAAGCAATATAGAGATGCCAGATGGGTAACCCCACCAGAAGCCTTGTGGAGGATATACGGTTTTGATTTGAGTGACAGGAACCCTTCTGTTTTGTCCTTACAACTTCATCTTCCAGACATGCACATGGTATCATTTCATCGACGCGAGGGGGTTCGACGAGTGCTTGATCGCCCAGGTGTTGAAAAGTCAATGCTCACAGCGTACTTCGAGAAGAATAGGACAGATGAAACAGCCCGAGGTATACTATATCGAGACTTTCCAGAGTTCTATACATGGCAAGCACAGGGTAAAGTTTGGCAAAAGAGGGTACGTTCTGGTACATTGCGACAGATTGGAAGAATCGTGTCTGCTAATCCAGCTGAGGGGGAGCGTTACTATCTTAGGGTTCTCCTGAACCACGTGGCAGGTGCAACCTCCTTTGAGTGTCTAAGGACCGTTGATGGCAAACTCCTACCAACCTTCCGTGAAGCTGCAGAAAGAAGGGGCCTAATCGAAGAGGACAACACATTGGATGAGAGTCTTGCTGAGGCAACCGACTGGATGATGCCATATGCATTGCGAAGGCTCTTTGCAACAATATTGGTTTTTTGTGAGCCCAGTAATGTCCTCGGACTATGGGAGAAACACAAGGATGCTATGTCAGAGGACTACAAGTGTAATAATCAATCCATCTCCATGGTGGAGCAGATGGTCCTCATAGATATTCGAAAGTTGCTACAATCAATGCAGAAGGATATAAAGTCATACCCACTTCTAGATATCGATGACACGTATGACGCCTCCCATGATATTCCTAGAGAGATTTTTGAGGAGGCTAGCATTGAGGCTAACAAGGATGATGTGGCTCTGTTAGACACCCTTAATGTGGAGCAGCGGGCTGCCTACGATGAGATTATGTCCTCGGTTGATACTAAACATGGGGGTCTCTTCTTTGTGGATGGTCCTGGTGGGACCGGAAAGACTTATCTCTATAAAGCACTTCTTGCTACTATACGTAGTCAGAAAAAGATTGTCGTGGCAACAGCTACATCTGGTGTTGCGGCATCAATAATGCCTGGTGGTAGAACCGCCCACTCGCGCTTCAAGGTTCCCCTCACCCTCGATGATGGGGCCTTCTGTAGCTTTACAAAACAGAGTGGTACTGCCAAGCTACTTCGGATTGCATCCCTTATTATTTGGGACGAGGTGACAATGATGAAGAGGCAAGGTGTCGAAGCACTAGACATCAGTCTCCGTGATGTAATGGACCAACCTGAGCTGCCGTTTGGAGGGAAGACCGTAGTGTTTGGTGGAGATTTTAGACAGGTTCTTCCTGTTGTTCGGAGAGGGTCGAGGGCTCAGGTGGTCAGTGCTTCGCTACGGATGTCATACCTTTGGGATTGCATGAGCCATCTCAAACTGGTGCATAACATGAGGGCAAAGAGTGACCCATGGTTTGCAAAATACTTGCTGCGCATCGGTGGAGGTTCTGAGGAGGCGAATGGCGATGATGAAATCTGTCTTCCTCATGATATATGCATACCGCACACTGGGGACGATAGTGACCTTGATACTCTAATTGATTGCATATTCCCTAACCTCAATGCAAATATGTCAAGCAAAGATTATATCACCTCTCGAGCAATATTATCATCACGGAATGACTGTGTAGATATGATTAATATGAAGATGATTAGTCGTTTCCATGGGGATGAGATGGTGTACCATAGCTTTGACTCTGCGGTGGATGATCCGCACAACTACTATCCTGAGGAATTTCTTAACACTTTGACACCTAATGGTCTACCGCCACACGTGTTAAAGCTAAAGATTGGCTGCCCAGTCATATTGCTTAGGAACATTGACCCTGCCAATGGACTTTGTAATGGTACCAGGCTTATCATACGAGGGTTCCAAAAGAATACCGTGGATGCAGAAATTGTGGTGGGACAACACACTGCAAAGAGGGTTTTTCTGCCTCGCATACCCTTGTGTCCGTCGGACGACGAGATGTTCCCTTTCCAATTTAAAAGAAAGCAGTTTCCTATTCGGCTCAGCTTCACAATGACCATTAACAAGGCACAGGGGCAGACTATCCCTACTGTTGGGGTATACTTGCCAGAACCAGTGTTCTCACACGGCCAATTATATGTAGCACTATCCAGAGTCACGgcaagatcaaacattaagatCCTGGTCGTGCCACCTGATGAGAAGGACGTGACTaaggagaaggggaagaagaAACCGACAAAGGATATATTCACAAAAAATATCCTATATAAAGAGGTTCTGACTAGATAA
- the LOC8075624 gene encoding uncharacterized protein LOC8075624 isoform X3: MDPVENNSGRTPLGNLTNTANAGCQSVSNSLTPVDDAKKRKRERERARYAEQRNEINMKRREKYHIKKQQSTLTDRWRGDIPNKLKTNLCALPFSSYLWCNNYVADGVVLGEDTDNDESNDWLHRNDSYQPMQIGKENLDNDEGDIFEEDEEEDEGYLFAGQDEEDDDDVQDNKLEEDITSIPKVPDPYDGVYSNMPTHTHMLKPVANCEHCNAKRFEHEPRGFCCRSEKIELSEQNIPDELMRLWSSNDADARHFRDNIRFFNGHFSFTSLYCRLDRATATMKNSGIYTFRAHGQIYHNIRSFGREDGMEPRHLELYFYDDDPSLEHRYRRCREEKCQKDKEVIERLVAILRDNPYSQKLRSVGQAEHLEDYHVTLNLDQRLDQRTYNAPLASEVAAVWIEGSELLGQFQNSVVLHGKDRSRHGIRSYHGCYDALSYPLFFPRGELGWHMDIPKKGVSMEEVIEYRALQKAHSGSEEEIGLFVLFNKYFTCMCLNSYATNNSNSWLFFCRLSW, translated from the exons ATGGATCCGGTGGAAAATAACAGTGGCCGCACTCCATTAGGAAATTTGACAAACACCGCCAATGCAG GTTGTCAGAGTGTATCCAATTCACTCACACCAGTTGACGATGCTAAGAAACGCAAACGAGAAAGGGAAAGAGCACGATATGCGGAACAAAGGAATGAAATAAATATGAAGCGTCGTGAAAAATATcatataaaaaaacaacaaaGTACGCTCACCGACAGATGGAGAGGTGACATACCAAACAAATTAAAAACCAATTTATGTGCATTACCCTTTAGCTCTTATTTATGGTGTAACAATTATGTAGCTGATGGAGTTGTATTAGGTGAAGACACGGATAATGATGAAAGTAATGATTGGTTGCATAGGAATGATTCCTACCAACCCATGCAGATTGGTAAAGAGAACCTAG ATAATGATGAGGGAGATATATTTGAAGAGGATGAGGAAGAGGATGAGGGATACCTATTTGCTGGGCAAG ATgaggaagatgatgatgatgtccaAGACAATAAGCTTGAGGAAGACATTACTTCTATCCCTAAAGTACCTGACCCATATGATGGGGTGTATAGTAACATGCCTACACATACCCATATGCTAAAACCTGTTGCAAATTGCGAGCATTGCAATGCGAAAAGGTTTGAGCATGAACCACGTGGGTTTTGTTGCCGCAGCGAAAAGATTGAGCTCAGTGAACAGAACATACCTGATGAGCTTATGAGGCTTTGGTCAAGTAACGATGCAGATGCTAGGCACTTTCGTGACAACATTAGATTTTTCAATGGCCATTTCTCTTTCACTTCTCTATATTGTCGTCTTGATAGAGCTACTGCAACAATGAAAAACAGTGGCATATACACATTCCGTGCACATGGCCAGATCTATCACAACATAAGGTCATTTGGTAGAGAAGATGGTATGGAGCCAAGACATCTTGAGCTTTACTTCTACGACGATGATCCAAGCCTTGAGCATCGCTACCGACGATGTCGTGAAGAGAAGTGCCAAAAAGACAAGGAAGTCATTGAGAGGCTTGtggccatccttcgtgacaacccATATTCACAAAAACTTAGGAGTGTAGGCCAGGCTGAACACCTCGAGGACTATCATGTCACACTAAACCTTGACCAGAGGCTTGACCAGAGAACATACAACGCACCGTTAGCTTCAGAGGTGGCTGCCGTTTGGATCGAGGGAAGCGAACTCCTTGGTCAGTTCCAAAATAGTGTTGTCTTGCATGGGAAAGATAGAAGCAGACATGGCATCCGCTCGTATCATGGATGTTATGATGCTCTTTCATACCCTCTATTCTTCCCTAGGGGTGAGCTTGGGTGGCACATGGATATTCCTAAAAAGGGAGTTAGTATGGAAGAAGTCATCGAGTACCGTGCCCTACAGAAGGCTCATAGTGGGTCCGAAGAAGAAATAGGTTTGTTCGTCTTATTTAATAAATACTTCACATGCATGTGCCTTAATAGTTATGCTACAAACAACTCTAATTCATGGCTATTTTTTTGTAGACTCTCCTGGTAG
- the LOC8075624 gene encoding uncharacterized protein LOC8075624 isoform X2 gives MENPLYIPEPALGSTLKSNDWFIPESSATPLYIPPSHEEADDEGCDESISSHITKRSHVPSGQRHVLLTHRNMMFERRIGSNTRASNKDGDCTGSNTPLPQSVMTINDRARPNIQATSATPMAPLFDEYNCMGEEHLNDNTSLPESVLTNNERIGPSLQPTSIAHTTPLFYDSDNDEGDIFEEDEEEDEGYLFAGQDEEDDDDVQDNKLEEDITSIPKVPDPYDGVYSNMPTHTHMLKPVANCEHCNAKRFEHEPRGFCCRSEKIELSEQNIPDELMRLWSSNDADARHFRDNIRFFNGHFSFTSLYCRLDRATATMKNSGIYTFRAHGQIYHNIRSFGREDGMEPRHLELYFYDDDPSLEHRYRRCREEKCQKDKEVIERLVAILRDNPYSQKLRSVGQAEHLEDYHVTLNLDQRLDQRTYNAPLASEVAAVWIEGSELLGQFQNSVVLHGKDRSRHGIRSYHGCYDALSYPLFFPRGELGWHMDIPKKGVSMEEVIEYRALQKAHSGSEEEIGLFVLFNKYFTCMCLNSYATNNSNSWLFFCRLSW, from the exons ATGGAGAACCCGTTATATATTCCTGAACCCGCTCTTGGATCCACACTGAAATCCAATGATTGGTTTATCCCAGAGTCCAGTGCAACACCTCTTTATATTCCTCCATCTCATGAAGAGGCCGATGATGAAGGATGTGATGAGTCAATATCTAGCCATATAACAAAACGATCACATGTTCCATCTGGACAAAGACATGTGTTGTTAACGCATCGTAACATGATGTTTGAGCGTCGCATTGGTTCGAACACAAGGGCATCTAATAAAGATGGTGATTGCACTGGTTCAAACACACCCTTGCCTCAATCAGTCATGACCATCAATG ATAGGGCAAGACCCAACATTCAGGCTACATCGGCCACACCGATGGCACCACTATTTGATGAATATAATTGCATGGGTGAAGAACACCTAAATGATAACACATCCTTGCCTGAATCAGTCTTGACCAACAATG AAAGGATAGGGCCTAGCCTGCAGCCTACATCAATCGCACATACAACACCATTATTTTATGATAGTG ATAATGATGAGGGAGATATATTTGAAGAGGATGAGGAAGAGGATGAGGGATACCTATTTGCTGGGCAAG ATgaggaagatgatgatgatgtccaAGACAATAAGCTTGAGGAAGACATTACTTCTATCCCTAAAGTACCTGACCCATATGATGGGGTGTATAGTAACATGCCTACACATACCCATATGCTAAAACCTGTTGCAAATTGCGAGCATTGCAATGCGAAAAGGTTTGAGCATGAACCACGTGGGTTTTGTTGCCGCAGCGAAAAGATTGAGCTCAGTGAACAGAACATACCTGATGAGCTTATGAGGCTTTGGTCAAGTAACGATGCAGATGCTAGGCACTTTCGTGACAACATTAGATTTTTCAATGGCCATTTCTCTTTCACTTCTCTATATTGTCGTCTTGATAGAGCTACTGCAACAATGAAAAACAGTGGCATATACACATTCCGTGCACATGGCCAGATCTATCACAACATAAGGTCATTTGGTAGAGAAGATGGTATGGAGCCAAGACATCTTGAGCTTTACTTCTACGACGATGATCCAAGCCTTGAGCATCGCTACCGACGATGTCGTGAAGAGAAGTGCCAAAAAGACAAGGAAGTCATTGAGAGGCTTGtggccatccttcgtgacaacccATATTCACAAAAACTTAGGAGTGTAGGCCAGGCTGAACACCTCGAGGACTATCATGTCACACTAAACCTTGACCAGAGGCTTGACCAGAGAACATACAACGCACCGTTAGCTTCAGAGGTGGCTGCCGTTTGGATCGAGGGAAGCGAACTCCTTGGTCAGTTCCAAAATAGTGTTGTCTTGCATGGGAAAGATAGAAGCAGACATGGCATCCGCTCGTATCATGGATGTTATGATGCTCTTTCATACCCTCTATTCTTCCCTAGGGGTGAGCTTGGGTGGCACATGGATATTCCTAAAAAGGGAGTTAGTATGGAAGAAGTCATCGAGTACCGTGCCCTACAGAAGGCTCATAGTGGGTCCGAAGAAGAAATAGGTTTGTTCGTCTTATTTAATAAATACTTCACATGCATGTGCCTTAATAGTTATGCTACAAACAACTCTAATTCATGGCTATTTTTTTGTAGACTCTCCTGGTAG
- the LOC8075624 gene encoding uncharacterized protein LOC8075624 isoform X4, whose protein sequence is MDPVENNSGRTPLGNLTNTANAGCQSVSNSLTPVDDAKKRKRERERARYAEQRNEINMKRREKYHIKKQQSTLTDRWRADGVVLGEDTDNDESNDWLHRNDSYQPMQIGKENLDNDEGDIFEEDEEEDEGYLFAGQDEEDDDDVQDNKLEEDITSIPKVPDPYDGVYSNMPTHTHMLKPVANCEHCNAKRFEHEPRGFCCRSEKIELSEQNIPDELMRLWSSNDADARHFRDNIRFFNGHFSFTSLYCRLDRATATMKNSGIYTFRAHGQIYHNIRSFGREDGMEPRHLELYFYDDDPSLEHRYRRCREEKCQKDKEVIERLVAILRDNPYSQKLRSVGQAEHLEDYHVTLNLDQRLDQRTYNAPLASEVAAVWIEGSELLGQFQNSVVLHGKDRSRHGIRSYHGCYDALSYPLFFPRGELGWHMDIPKKGVSMEEVIEYRALQKAHSGSEEEIGLFVLFNKYFTCMCLNSYATNNSNSWLFFCRLSW, encoded by the exons ATGGATCCGGTGGAAAATAACAGTGGCCGCACTCCATTAGGAAATTTGACAAACACCGCCAATGCAG GTTGTCAGAGTGTATCCAATTCACTCACACCAGTTGACGATGCTAAGAAACGCAAACGAGAAAGGGAAAGAGCACGATATGCGGAACAAAGGAATGAAATAAATATGAAGCGTCGTGAAAAATATcatataaaaaaacaacaaaGTACGCTCACCGACAGATGGAGAG CTGATGGAGTTGTATTAGGTGAAGACACGGATAATGATGAAAGTAATGATTGGTTGCATAGGAATGATTCCTACCAACCCATGCAGATTGGTAAAGAGAACCTAG ATAATGATGAGGGAGATATATTTGAAGAGGATGAGGAAGAGGATGAGGGATACCTATTTGCTGGGCAAG ATgaggaagatgatgatgatgtccaAGACAATAAGCTTGAGGAAGACATTACTTCTATCCCTAAAGTACCTGACCCATATGATGGGGTGTATAGTAACATGCCTACACATACCCATATGCTAAAACCTGTTGCAAATTGCGAGCATTGCAATGCGAAAAGGTTTGAGCATGAACCACGTGGGTTTTGTTGCCGCAGCGAAAAGATTGAGCTCAGTGAACAGAACATACCTGATGAGCTTATGAGGCTTTGGTCAAGTAACGATGCAGATGCTAGGCACTTTCGTGACAACATTAGATTTTTCAATGGCCATTTCTCTTTCACTTCTCTATATTGTCGTCTTGATAGAGCTACTGCAACAATGAAAAACAGTGGCATATACACATTCCGTGCACATGGCCAGATCTATCACAACATAAGGTCATTTGGTAGAGAAGATGGTATGGAGCCAAGACATCTTGAGCTTTACTTCTACGACGATGATCCAAGCCTTGAGCATCGCTACCGACGATGTCGTGAAGAGAAGTGCCAAAAAGACAAGGAAGTCATTGAGAGGCTTGtggccatccttcgtgacaacccATATTCACAAAAACTTAGGAGTGTAGGCCAGGCTGAACACCTCGAGGACTATCATGTCACACTAAACCTTGACCAGAGGCTTGACCAGAGAACATACAACGCACCGTTAGCTTCAGAGGTGGCTGCCGTTTGGATCGAGGGAAGCGAACTCCTTGGTCAGTTCCAAAATAGTGTTGTCTTGCATGGGAAAGATAGAAGCAGACATGGCATCCGCTCGTATCATGGATGTTATGATGCTCTTTCATACCCTCTATTCTTCCCTAGGGGTGAGCTTGGGTGGCACATGGATATTCCTAAAAAGGGAGTTAGTATGGAAGAAGTCATCGAGTACCGTGCCCTACAGAAGGCTCATAGTGGGTCCGAAGAAGAAATAGGTTTGTTCGTCTTATTTAATAAATACTTCACATGCATGTGCCTTAATAGTTATGCTACAAACAACTCTAATTCATGGCTATTTTTTTGTAGACTCTCCTGGTAG